A single region of the Vagococcus teuberi genome encodes:
- a CDS encoding putative ABC transporter permease — MIVENIFMTFITYSIIGWLWESVYCSLKARHFVYRGFLLGPYCPVYGFGVTAVLLLVPDKSGTLLNLYFNSVVIVTIIEFITSWLLEKLFNMSLWDYKNVPFNIEGRVAVPVSMFWGVGCLFLIKVINPVIQYGITSFINATNNIGPIILFVLFTVDVISTLIFTATTKKEVASSIDTSDKENAGIKEYRLKHLFENKESDHNRLIVLQDLKNKSLKLKHHNLNRLLKNYPNLKLKK; from the coding sequence ATGATAGTGGAAAATATCTTTATGACATTTATAACCTATTCCATTATAGGATGGCTGTGGGAAAGTGTTTATTGTTCGTTAAAAGCGCGACATTTTGTATATAGAGGCTTCTTATTAGGCCCATATTGTCCTGTTTATGGGTTTGGTGTGACAGCTGTTTTATTACTTGTCCCAGACAAATCAGGTACACTTTTAAATCTTTATTTTAATTCTGTTGTGATTGTGACTATTATTGAATTTATAACAAGTTGGTTACTAGAAAAATTATTTAATATGTCATTGTGGGATTATAAAAATGTTCCCTTTAATATTGAAGGACGAGTAGCTGTCCCAGTTTCAATGTTCTGGGGAGTGGGCTGTTTGTTCCTAATTAAAGTGATTAATCCAGTCATACAATATGGCATTACAAGCTTTATAAATGCAACTAACAATATTGGACCCATTATTTTATTTGTTTTATTTACGGTAGATGTTATCTCAACATTAATTTTTACAGCGACTACCAAAAAAGAAGTTGCTTCATCAATTGATACGAGTGATAAGGAAAATGCTGGTATTAAAGAATATCGTTTAAAACACTTATTTGAAAACAAAGAATCAGACCATAATAGATTGATAGTTTTACAAGACTTGAAAAACAAATCATTGAAATTAAAACATCACAATTTAAATCGTTTGCTTAAAAACTATCCAAATTTAAAATTAAAAAAATAG
- a CDS encoding DUF1456 family protein, whose amino-acid sequence MNNNDRLTRLRYALDIKDNDMVELFSLGGVTVTKEEYLSMLNKIDDDLYENMLEDEMFERFLNGMIISQRGKKDDDKVVYELHEGNANNVFLKKIKIALSLTTDDMLHYLDEAGVSVSKSELSAFLRKEGHRNYKVCGDNYTRHFLKGLMTDYR is encoded by the coding sequence ATGAATAACAATGATCGGTTAACGCGTTTAAGATACGCACTTGATATTAAAGATAATGATATGGTCGAGCTTTTTTCTTTAGGTGGCGTGACTGTTACAAAAGAAGAGTATTTATCAATGTTAAATAAAATAGATGACGACTTGTATGAAAATATGTTAGAAGATGAAATGTTTGAGAGATTTTTAAATGGCATGATTATTTCACAGCGTGGGAAAAAAGATGATGACAAGGTAGTCTATGAATTGCATGAAGGAAACGCAAATAATGTCTTTTTAAAGAAAATAAAAATTGCATTATCTCTTACAACTGATGATATGCTTCATTATTTAGATGAGGCAGGGGTAAGTGTTTCTAAAAGTGAATTAAGTGCTTTTTTAAGAAAAGAAGGACATCGAAATTACAAAGTATGTGGAGACAACTACACGAGACATTTTTTAAAAGGCTTAATGACTGATTATAGATAA
- a CDS encoding YaiI/YqxD family protein, giving the protein MRFVIDGDGSPVKNEVIQLGETYQIPVVIVTSIDHYTNKIYPDFIEFIYVDKGSDSADYRIVKEVEDHDIIITQDYGLASLLLTKPVRVFHHSGQEYTTRTIDTLLNQRFIGSQMRKAGKKTKGPKAFTQKDKEIFIGKMLDIIKSKNNLG; this is encoded by the coding sequence ATGCGTTTTGTCATTGATGGGGATGGGTCTCCGGTAAAAAATGAAGTGATCCAATTAGGAGAAACGTATCAAATTCCTGTTGTTATCGTGACAAGTATTGATCACTACACAAATAAAATTTATCCAGACTTTATTGAGTTTATTTACGTAGATAAAGGAAGTGACAGTGCTGATTATCGTATCGTAAAAGAAGTAGAGGATCATGATATTATTATTACTCAAGATTATGGTTTGGCTTCTCTTTTACTAACAAAACCAGTGCGAGTATTTCATCATAGCGGACAAGAGTATACAACACGCACGATTGATACGTTACTTAATCAACGTTTTATAGGTAGTCAAATGCGTAAAGCAGGAAAGAAAACAAAAGGTCCTAAAGCATTTACCCAAAAAGATAAAGAGATATTTATTGGGAAAATGTTGGATATTATAAAGAGCAAAAATAACCTTGGCTAA
- a CDS encoding GntR family transcriptional regulator produces the protein MMLKYEKIALLIEESIVENNLNHGSRLPNFKELIETYHVSKSTIVKALDLLEKRGIIYQIQGSGVFVRRKKRKGYINFSENQGFTADLGEFDITSKVLELSEVIPPLEVREHLSLDDKESVYYVKRIRYINSQVLCIEESYYNKTIIPYLNVEIAEHSIFDYCKTALKLNISFSDKYIHVIKLNKDESDLLELKEGDPGLLIDELFYLSSGEAFDFSKTIYHYVNSQFFLQSTKIYS, from the coding sequence ATGATGTTAAAATACGAAAAAATTGCATTATTAATTGAGGAATCAATTGTTGAAAATAACTTAAACCATGGTAGTAGGTTACCAAACTTTAAAGAATTGATAGAGACTTATCACGTCAGTAAAAGTACTATTGTTAAAGCATTGGATTTATTAGAAAAACGAGGAATTATCTACCAAATACAAGGTAGTGGTGTATTTGTTAGGAGAAAAAAAAGAAAAGGTTATATTAATTTCAGTGAAAACCAAGGATTTACAGCTGATTTAGGTGAATTTGATATTACATCAAAAGTATTAGAACTTAGTGAAGTAATTCCGCCATTGGAAGTTAGAGAGCATTTAAGTTTAGATGATAAAGAGAGTGTTTATTATGTTAAAAGAATACGATATATTAATTCTCAAGTTCTCTGTATAGAAGAATCCTATTACAATAAAACAATCATCCCTTACTTAAATGTTGAAATAGCAGAGCATTCTATTTTTGATTACTGTAAAACAGCTTTGAAATTGAATATTAGCTTCTCTGATAAATATATCCATGTCATAAAATTAAATAAAGATGAAAGTGACTTATTAGAATTAAAGGAGGGGGATCCAGGATTATTAATTGATGAGTTATTTTACTTATCGTCAGGGGAAGCATTTGATTTTTCTAAAACAATCTATCATTATGTTAATTCTCAATTCTTTTTACAAAGTACAAAAATATATTCATAA
- a CDS encoding beta-glucoside-specific PTS transporter subunit IIABC, translating into MSKVRDYSKLAQDIVEILGKDNILNATRCATRLRLVLKDIPTDAKEKISTLPGVISVVINNGQFQIVIGPHVGEVYDAFTELVNVDITEEEPKGSILNRIIATMSAVFAPFVYILAAAGILQGVLILINLAYPAFASTDTYRIFSFISWAPFTFLPIFIAITASKHFKVNTYIAVAISMALVSPDWTTMASEIASGKHLTFFNIPLSETVYTSSVLPPLIMVWLLSYLEKFVEKRLPGVVKPLLTPLICMVIMVPVTILVFGPASAFLANGIANGYNSLVQVAPPLAGALIGGFWQVVVIFGVHWGITPVVMANFDMYGRDSFQAFQTIAVVAQVGAVLGVFLKTRNKELKGVSLSAFITGLFGITEPAIYGVTLRFKKPFIFGCISGAIGAIVASFFNPYYFAYAGLPSLLTVVNGINSEFPTSFIGIVIGCLIALVGSAALVMIFGFGETNETDKELSEDIEGKVKKAPLVNYDMPTPIIGEVIALTDVPDEVFASGAMGSGVAVKPTDNKVYAPFDGVVTMVIDSKHAIGLTSDTGIELLVHVGLDTVKLEGKPFKCHVVQGQSVKKGDLLLEFNAEEIEEAGYSLITPVIITNSFEFKSIQTEENDIVNVNDSLLKFN; encoded by the coding sequence ATGAGTAAAGTGAGAGACTATTCAAAGTTGGCACAAGATATTGTTGAAATACTTGGTAAAGATAATATTTTAAATGCTACACGTTGTGCAACAAGATTAAGATTGGTGTTAAAAGATATTCCAACTGATGCAAAAGAAAAAATTTCAACATTACCTGGTGTTATATCGGTCGTCATAAATAATGGACAATTTCAAATAGTGATTGGTCCACACGTAGGGGAAGTGTATGATGCGTTTACTGAATTAGTAAATGTTGATATAACTGAGGAAGAACCAAAAGGAAGTATTCTAAATCGTATTATTGCTACAATGTCTGCTGTATTTGCACCATTTGTTTATATTCTTGCAGCCGCAGGTATTTTGCAAGGAGTACTTATCTTGATTAATTTAGCTTATCCTGCCTTTGCGTCAACTGATACTTATCGTATTTTTAGTTTCATTTCTTGGGCACCGTTTACATTCTTACCAATTTTTATCGCAATTACGGCATCCAAGCATTTTAAAGTAAATACATATATTGCTGTCGCGATATCAATGGCACTTGTGTCACCTGATTGGACAACAATGGCATCAGAAATTGCTTCAGGAAAGCATTTAACATTTTTTAACATTCCATTAAGTGAAACAGTCTATACATCATCAGTTTTACCGCCACTTATTATGGTTTGGTTGTTGTCTTATTTAGAAAAATTTGTAGAAAAAAGATTGCCTGGAGTGGTTAAGCCATTACTTACTCCATTGATTTGTATGGTTATCATGGTTCCTGTGACTATTTTAGTATTTGGTCCGGCATCAGCTTTCCTTGCAAACGGTATCGCAAATGGTTACAACAGTCTAGTACAAGTTGCACCACCTCTAGCAGGTGCATTAATTGGTGGATTCTGGCAAGTAGTTGTTATTTTTGGGGTTCATTGGGGTATTACACCAGTTGTTATGGCAAACTTTGATATGTATGGAAGAGATTCATTCCAAGCGTTTCAAACCATTGCAGTCGTAGCACAAGTAGGAGCAGTTTTAGGTGTATTCTTGAAAACTAGAAACAAAGAACTTAAAGGAGTTTCTTTATCAGCCTTTATTACAGGATTGTTCGGTATAACAGAGCCAGCCATTTACGGGGTAACACTTCGATTTAAAAAACCATTTATTTTTGGGTGTATATCCGGGGCAATCGGTGCGATAGTTGCTAGTTTCTTCAATCCATACTATTTTGCTTACGCTGGGTTACCAAGTTTATTAACGGTTGTTAATGGAATTAATAGTGAGTTTCCAACTTCATTCATTGGCATCGTAATTGGATGTCTGATTGCACTTGTTGGTTCAGCAGCTTTAGTAATGATTTTCGGATTTGGTGAAACAAATGAAACAGATAAAGAGTTAAGTGAAGACATTGAAGGAAAAGTAAAAAAAGCGCCATTAGTTAATTATGATATGCCAACACCAATTATTGGAGAAGTCATAGCATTAACTGATGTACCAGACGAAGTATTTGCAAGTGGTGCGATGGGATCTGGAGTTGCCGTTAAGCCAACTGATAATAAAGTTTATGCCCCATTTGATGGTGTTGTAACGATGGTAATTGATTCAAAACATGCCATTGGTTTAACGAGCGATACTGGAATCGAATTATTGGTTCATGTTGGATTGGATACAGTTAAATTGGAAGGAAAACCATTTAAATGTCATGTTGTTCAAGGTCAATCTGTTAAAAAAGGTGACCTGTTATTAGAATTTAATGCAGAAGAAATCGAAGAAGCGGGTTATTCATTAATTACGCCAGTTATTATTACGAATTCTTTTGAATTTAAATCCATTCAAACAGAGGAAAATGATATAGTCAATGTAAACGATAGTCTTTTAAAATTTAATTAG
- the bglA gene encoding 6-phospho-beta-glucosidase BglA — MDKNFLWGGALAAHQFEGGWNQDGKGPSVIDVMTAGAHGVPREITETIEVDKFYPNHEAIDFYNRYKEDVALFAEMGLKCLRTSIAWSRIFPNGDEDTPNEAGLQFYDDLFDELLKNGIEPVITLSHFEMPLHLAKEYGGFRNRKVIDFFEKFAITCFERYKNKVKYWMTFNEINNQMDTNNPIFLWTNSGVSVAEGENAKEVMYQVAHNELVASAKAVIAGKKINPNFEIGCMVSHVPIYPYSCNPADIMAAEEAMRQRFFFADVHVRGYYPSYAMKEFEREGYNLDIRPEDLEILAKGTVDYVGLSYYMSTVVKADVNNDNLGNVVNGGLPNSVENPYIETSDWGWAIDPEGLRYGLNRLYDRYQIPLFIVENGFGAIDELTETNEVHDQNRIDYLVKHIEAIKTAIDYDGVEIMGYTPWGIIDLVSFTTGEMKKRYGMIYVDRDNEGNGSMNRYKKDSFDWYKKVIETNGEEL; from the coding sequence ATGGACAAAAACTTTTTATGGGGTGGCGCATTAGCTGCTCATCAATTCGAAGGCGGATGGAATCAAGATGGAAAAGGACCAAGTGTTATTGATGTTATGACAGCAGGCGCACATGGTGTACCAAGAGAAATTACAGAAACAATTGAGGTAGATAAATTCTATCCAAACCATGAAGCAATTGATTTTTACAATAGGTATAAAGAAGACGTAGCATTGTTTGCTGAAATGGGATTAAAGTGTTTAAGAACATCCATTGCGTGGTCACGTATCTTTCCAAATGGAGATGAAGACACACCAAATGAAGCTGGGTTACAATTTTATGATGATTTATTTGACGAGTTATTAAAAAATGGTATCGAGCCAGTTATTACATTGTCCCATTTTGAAATGCCATTGCATTTAGCTAAAGAATATGGTGGATTTAGAAATCGTAAAGTGATCGACTTTTTTGAAAAATTTGCGATTACATGTTTTGAGCGTTATAAGAATAAAGTAAAATACTGGATGACTTTTAATGAAATCAATAACCAAATGGATACTAATAATCCTATCTTTTTATGGACTAACTCTGGTGTAAGTGTGGCAGAGGGTGAAAATGCAAAAGAAGTCATGTATCAAGTTGCTCATAACGAATTAGTTGCTAGTGCTAAAGCAGTTATTGCTGGTAAAAAAATAAATCCTAATTTTGAAATAGGTTGCATGGTCTCTCATGTTCCAATCTATCCCTATTCATGTAATCCAGCTGATATTATGGCAGCTGAAGAAGCGATGCGTCAACGATTCTTTTTTGCTGATGTTCATGTACGTGGCTACTATCCAAGTTATGCCATGAAAGAATTTGAACGTGAAGGATATAATCTGGATATTCGCCCAGAAGATTTAGAAATATTAGCTAAGGGAACAGTTGATTATGTTGGTTTAAGTTATTATATGTCAACAGTTGTTAAAGCTGATGTGAATAACGATAATTTAGGTAATGTGGTGAATGGTGGATTACCAAATAGTGTAGAAAATCCATATATCGAAACAAGTGATTGGGGATGGGCAATTGATCCTGAAGGCTTGCGTTATGGTTTGAATCGCTTGTATGATCGCTACCAAATCCCATTATTTATCGTAGAGAATGGGTTTGGCGCAATTGATGAACTAACTGAAACAAATGAAGTTCACGATCAAAATAGAATTGATTACTTAGTGAAACATATTGAAGCTATTAAAACAGCGATTGATTATGATGGCGTAGAAATCATGGGTTATACACCTTGGGGGATTATTGATTTAGTATCCTTCACAACTGGTGAGATGAAAAAACGCTACGGAATGATTTATGTTGACCGTGATAATGAAGGAAATGGTTCGATGAATCGTTATAAAAAAGATTCGTTTGATTGGTATAAAAAAGTGATTGAAACAAATGGAGAAGAGCTTTAA
- a CDS encoding SemiSWEET family transporter, translated as MGDNKSAKTNQSETTFIKYISWIATITAILMYVSYIPQISNNLAGDKGSPVQPLVAAINCSLWAIYGFKKTPRDWPIVLANFPGVIFGIITFLTAL; from the coding sequence ATGGGAGACAATAAATCTGCCAAAACAAATCAGTCTGAAACCACATTTATTAAGTATATCAGTTGGATTGCAACCATTACAGCAATTCTAATGTATGTATCGTACATCCCACAAATAAGTAATAATTTAGCTGGAGATAAAGGTAGTCCTGTTCAACCCTTAGTTGCAGCAATTAACTGCTCACTTTGGGCGATTTACGGATTTAAAAAAACGCCACGAGATTGGCCGATTGTACTAGCAAATTTTCCGGGAGTCATTTTTGGGATAATTACTTTTTTAACCGCTTTGTAG
- a CDS encoding trimeric intracellular cation channel family protein — protein sequence MDILEITSIIGTIAFSFSGALVAIEEKYDLLGIAVLGFVTAFGGGALRNLILGLSMDIFWSQTTLFYVSFATIGIVYLFPKRLSSMKMLELISDAIGLAAFSTQGALYGLGINGHIGPVIMAALLTGTGGGLIRDLLAGKKPSVLCAEIYGSWSILIAIALYVYRPTHSLVYLFIIVLTVLLRVVGLTYDWNLPKSKFNKHDDDNSHPTLKIDL from the coding sequence ATGGATATTTTAGAGATTACAAGTATCATTGGGACGATTGCTTTTTCGTTTTCTGGAGCACTTGTTGCCATAGAAGAAAAATATGATTTATTAGGGATTGCAGTATTAGGATTTGTCACGGCATTTGGTGGCGGTGCTTTAAGAAATTTGATTTTAGGATTATCAATGGATATTTTTTGGAGTCAGACAACACTTTTTTATGTGTCATTTGCAACAATTGGCATTGTTTATTTATTTCCGAAAAGGCTATCATCAATGAAAATGTTAGAACTTATTTCTGATGCAATCGGGCTAGCGGCATTTAGTACTCAAGGGGCTTTGTATGGATTAGGAATTAATGGTCATATAGGTCCTGTTATTATGGCGGCGTTATTGACAGGTACAGGAGGAGGATTAATACGAGATCTTCTTGCGGGAAAAAAACCAAGTGTCTTATGTGCTGAAATATATGGTAGCTGGTCGATTTTAATAGCAATCGCTCTTTATGTTTATCGTCCAACGCACTCATTAGTATATCTTTTTATCATTGTGTTAACAGTGTTACTAAGAGTTGTTGGGTTAACATATGATTGGAATTTACCGAAGTCTAAATTTAATAAACATGATGATGACAATAGCCACCCAACTCTAAAAATTGACTTATAA
- a CDS encoding ABC-F family ATP-binding cassette domain-containing protein, whose translation MSILEIDDLKYELPDKMLYENGSLRLNKGEHLGLTGKNGAGKSTLLKIIQGEIMPDEGRIVWQNNMTISYLEQQLTYSEGDTMFDYLKQAFSHLYKMSDEIQQMYEEYATTYDDELLEIIGKKQEKLEASDFYSIETQIEQVANGLGLTAIGLDKEVAKLSGGQRSKVSLAKLLLEKADVFLLDEPTNYLDVSHIDWLSDYLNQLDSTYIVISHDRDFLNKVTTCICDIDYHTLTKYNGNLEAAMKQKQAKAEQHQRDYEKQQKEIDKLEAYVRKYKAGSRSNMAKSREKQLNKIDRLAAPPSGKPGKFEFPYEMSHSHLVLETNDLSVGYEFPLLEDINFRLHKGEKIAIKGFNGIGKSTLLKTLIGEIDKLSGTIEISNDVKINYFSQDLNWEHPNQSAIDWLQVVHPKLSNKEVRRVLSKSGINDDNMSKPLSQLSGGEQCKVKLCHLTLNKSNLLVLDEPTNHLDQQSKDALKETLNQFEGTVLLVSHEMDFLEDLVDQVYDVALGKMI comes from the coding sequence GTGAGTATTTTAGAGATTGATGACTTAAAGTATGAATTACCAGATAAGATGCTTTATGAAAATGGATCACTTCGTTTAAATAAGGGTGAACATCTTGGTTTAACAGGAAAAAATGGGGCAGGAAAATCAACTTTATTAAAAATAATTCAAGGTGAGATTATGCCTGATGAAGGTCGAATTGTTTGGCAAAATAATATGACGATTTCCTATTTGGAGCAACAATTAACCTATAGTGAAGGTGACACAATGTTTGATTATTTAAAGCAAGCATTTAGTCATTTATATAAAATGAGTGATGAAATCCAACAGATGTATGAAGAGTATGCCACAACGTATGATGATGAGTTACTTGAAATAATTGGGAAAAAACAAGAAAAACTTGAAGCCAGTGACTTTTATTCAATAGAAACACAAATCGAACAAGTTGCAAATGGACTAGGATTGACTGCAATTGGTTTAGATAAAGAAGTGGCTAAGTTAAGTGGTGGGCAACGTTCGAAAGTCAGTTTGGCAAAATTATTACTAGAAAAAGCAGACGTCTTTTTACTAGATGAGCCGACAAACTACCTAGATGTTTCACATATTGACTGGCTATCAGATTATTTAAATCAATTAGATAGTACCTATATCGTGATTTCTCATGATAGAGACTTTTTAAATAAAGTAACGACATGTATTTGTGATATTGATTACCATACGTTGACAAAATACAATGGTAATCTAGAAGCTGCAATGAAACAAAAACAAGCAAAAGCAGAACAACATCAAAGAGATTATGAAAAACAACAAAAAGAAATTGATAAATTGGAAGCTTATGTAAGAAAGTACAAAGCCGGAAGTCGTTCGAATATGGCCAAAAGTCGTGAGAAACAATTAAATAAAATTGATAGACTGGCTGCGCCACCAAGTGGTAAACCAGGTAAATTTGAATTTCCGTATGAAATGAGTCATAGTCATTTAGTTCTTGAAACAAATGATTTATCAGTAGGCTATGAGTTTCCTTTACTAGAAGACATTAATTTCAGACTCCATAAGGGTGAGAAAATTGCGATTAAAGGATTTAATGGGATTGGTAAATCAACCTTATTAAAAACGTTAATCGGTGAGATAGATAAGCTATCAGGAACGATTGAAATAAGTAATGATGTGAAGATTAATTACTTTTCACAAGATTTAAATTGGGAACACCCAAATCAGTCAGCAATTGATTGGTTACAAGTTGTTCATCCAAAACTATCTAATAAAGAAGTGCGTAGAGTTCTTTCTAAAAGTGGGATTAATGATGATAACATGAGTAAACCGTTATCCCAACTTAGTGGAGGAGAGCAGTGTAAAGTGAAATTGTGTCATTTGACTTTAAATAAGAGTAACTTATTAGTACTTGACGAACCAACAAACCATTTGGATCAACAAAGCAAAGATGCATTAAAAGAAACACTGAATCAATTTGAAGGAACTGTGTTACTTGTTTCTCACGAAATGGACTTTTTAGAAGATTTAGTAGATCAAGTTTATGATGTTGCGTTAGGAAAAATGATATAA
- a CDS encoding phosphate acyltransferase, giving the protein MITVSIAGGSQPEILTLVNEAKNRFKESLNFVVFDQTEDIGNSDTWEYVHCKDEAEIVQKAVQYVADGHAQILLKGIIQTHTLLKELLKKEYGLKTQSVLSHVAMVTVPSKDKTFLLTDCAMNITPDTQTMIEIVENVKSVAHKIGLDHPKIALLSAAENYNPKMPSSVLATEVTEAFKDEESATIFGPISFDLAISKEAVEHKRFVGPIMGDADVLVVPQIDTGNSLYKSLTLFADATVGGTIVGTKVPVVLTSRSDTTASKLDSLEFAMKQI; this is encoded by the coding sequence ATGATAACAGTATCAATCGCCGGTGGTTCCCAACCAGAGATTTTAACGTTGGTAAACGAAGCGAAAAATCGTTTTAAAGAAAGTCTGAATTTTGTTGTGTTTGACCAAACAGAAGATATAGGAAATTCAGATACGTGGGAATATGTCCACTGTAAAGACGAGGCTGAAATAGTTCAAAAGGCAGTGCAATATGTAGCTGATGGACATGCTCAAATTCTCCTCAAAGGTATTATTCAAACACATACATTATTAAAAGAATTACTAAAAAAAGAGTATGGCTTAAAAACGCAATCTGTTTTATCACACGTTGCCATGGTAACAGTTCCTTCCAAAGATAAAACATTTCTGTTAACTGATTGTGCGATGAATATCACGCCAGACACTCAAACAATGATTGAAATTGTTGAAAATGTTAAATCTGTTGCGCACAAAATTGGATTAGATCATCCGAAAATCGCGTTACTAAGTGCGGCGGAAAATTACAATCCAAAAATGCCATCATCGGTATTAGCGACTGAAGTAACTGAAGCATTTAAAGACGAAGAAAGTGCCACAATATTTGGACCAATTTCATTTGACTTAGCCATATCTAAAGAAGCAGTTGAACACAAACGATTCGTTGGACCAATTATGGGGGATGCAGATGTATTGGTTGTGCCACAAATAGATACAGGAAATAGTTTGTATAAATCACTCACACTATTTGCTGACGCGACAGTCGGTGGAACAATCGTCGGGACAAAAGTTCCAGTGGTATTGACTTCAAGAAGTGATACAACGGCAAGTAAACTTGATTCTTTAGAGTTTGCCATGAAACAAATTTAG
- the buk gene encoding butyrate kinase, producing the protein MEHILVINPGSTSTKLAIFSNHEQIAEETIRHTVEEISQFENVISQTDFRAELIKEFITKQQVEDSLVAVVGRGGLLKPIPGGTYKVNEALLSDLIAEKYNTHASNLGAILANEFAKEYDIPAFIVDPVVVDEMEPIAKVSGLKGINRRSVTHALNQKAVARVTAEELGKEYETSSMIVAHLGGGISVGAHKNGKMIDAVNGLDGEGPFSPERSGELPLVDFANLIIEENLTLADVKKMIAGNSGLKSYLGETDLREVEKRIKAGDTEAAFYEEAMSYQVAKSIAEMSVVLKGEVDSIILTGGAVYSESIRKQITSRVEWIARVKAFPGEMEMQALYEGAWRVLKGKEEAKDYALV; encoded by the coding sequence ATGGAACATATATTAGTTATTAATCCTGGTTCGACATCGACTAAGTTAGCTATTTTTTCAAATCATGAACAAATTGCAGAAGAAACGATTCGCCATACAGTAGAAGAAATTTCGCAGTTTGAAAATGTGATTAGTCAAACGGATTTTAGAGCAGAATTAATAAAAGAATTTATCACAAAACAACAAGTAGAAGACAGTTTAGTAGCTGTCGTTGGTCGTGGTGGGTTATTAAAACCAATACCAGGTGGCACGTATAAAGTAAACGAGGCTCTATTAAGTGACTTGATAGCTGAAAAATATAACACACATGCGTCTAACTTAGGGGCTATCTTAGCCAATGAGTTTGCAAAAGAATACGACATTCCAGCATTTATCGTAGACCCAGTAGTAGTCGACGAAATGGAACCAATCGCAAAAGTATCTGGGCTAAAAGGAATTAATCGTAGAAGTGTTACACATGCCCTAAATCAAAAAGCTGTTGCTCGTGTGACAGCAGAAGAATTAGGTAAAGAATATGAAACTTCATCTATGATTGTCGCTCATTTAGGCGGTGGGATTAGTGTTGGTGCTCATAAAAATGGGAAGATGATTGATGCTGTAAACGGCTTAGATGGTGAAGGTCCTTTTTCACCAGAAAGAAGTGGGGAATTACCACTAGTTGATTTTGCCAATCTGATTATTGAAGAAAATCTAACATTAGCTGATGTGAAAAAAATGATAGCAGGTAACAGTGGGTTGAAATCATATCTTGGGGAAACTGATTTAAGAGAAGTCGAAAAACGTATTAAAGCTGGCGATACTGAAGCAGCATTTTACGAAGAAGCCATGTCTTATCAAGTAGCTAAAAGTATTGCGGAAATGTCTGTTGTACTAAAAGGTGAAGTAGATAGCATCATCTTAACAGGCGGTGCCGTTTATTCTGAATCAATTCGTAAGCAAATTACTTCTCGTGTTGAATGGATTGCACGAGTTAAAGCTTTCCCAGGTGAGATGGAAATGCAAGCTCTATATGAAGGAGCATGGCGCGTACTAAAAGGAAAAGAAGAAGCAAAAGATTACGCTTTAGTGTAA